In one window of Opitutus sp. GAS368 DNA:
- a CDS encoding peptide chain release factor-like protein — protein MADFPDIVEASLRARFVSLGVKPEEVEEQFIRGAGAGGQKINKTSSTVVLRHRPTGVEVRCQRERSQSVNRLLAWSELAGKLEWRRAEAANQKQAARELSRRQTRQKSRGQKVRMIEAKKHRAKHKSSRGRVSGDE, from the coding sequence ATGGCCGATTTTCCGGACATCGTGGAAGCGTCGCTGCGGGCGCGATTTGTCTCCTTGGGCGTGAAGCCGGAGGAGGTCGAGGAGCAGTTTATCCGCGGGGCCGGCGCCGGCGGGCAGAAGATCAACAAAACCTCGTCCACCGTCGTGCTGCGGCACCGGCCGACCGGGGTGGAGGTGCGCTGCCAGCGCGAGCGCAGCCAGTCGGTCAACCGGCTGCTGGCCTGGTCCGAGCTGGCCGGCAAGCTGGAGTGGCGCCGGGCCGAGGCGGCCAACCAGAAGCAGGCGGCGCGGGAACTCAGCCGCCGGCAGACCCGGCAGAAATCCCGCGGCCAGAAGGTGCGGATGATCGAGGCCAAGAAGCACCGCGCGAAGCACAAGTCGTCGCGCGGCCGCGTCAGCGGCGACGAGTGA